Proteins from a genomic interval of Lacticaseibacillus pabuli:
- a CDS encoding LPXTG cell wall anchor domain-containing protein, giving the protein MVKFRGLIRTLMVVAALFLAAPGLNALAETSTGAFVVTDDGGSHHNNGGTNTGNGTGNGSGTNTGTDNGGGSQTDLPNTSGNGHQSGGNGNANGQHHVHGNGGSQTGLPATSGNTRGTGQGELPTVGRERLAGNLPQLGSQQLQWIGYAGLLLLGLIALLGSRLRREGDAS; this is encoded by the coding sequence ATGGTTAAATTCCGTGGATTAATCCGAACACTAATGGTAGTAGCGGCGCTGTTTCTTGCAGCGCCTGGACTGAATGCGCTCGCTGAAACCTCGACGGGTGCATTCGTCGTGACTGACGACGGTGGGTCACATCATAATAATGGTGGAACGAACACCGGCAACGGCACGGGAAATGGTTCCGGCACGAATACTGGCACTGACAATGGTGGTGGTTCGCAAACAGACTTGCCAAACACTAGTGGTAATGGTCACCAGAGCGGTGGTAACGGGAATGCGAATGGTCAACACCATGTCCACGGTAACGGTGGCTCGCAAACTGGGTTACCCGCAACGAGTGGCAATACACGTGGAACGGGGCAAGGTGAGTTACCAACTGTCGGCAGGGAGCGGCTTGCTGGCAACTTGCCACAATTGGGGTCACAGCAGTTGCAGTGGATTGGTTATGCTGGTTTATTGTTGCTTGGCCTCATTGCATTACTGGGTAGCCGACTAAGACGAGAGGGGGATGCGTCATGA